A section of the Zymoseptoria tritici IPO323 chromosome 9, whole genome shotgun sequence genome encodes:
- a CDS encoding uncharacterized protein (large secreted protein, predicted. No reliable hits with protein databases, neither with hypothetical (not significant). Probable M graminicola specific protein (novel gene). unknown function.) gives MVLPGGAMGCLLCAYPVHAACRPGNTRRVTSSTTSTSSLLTFLMKSANLCKSNTFDRILNLIRTITPSIEESGSSRRKARQMERSKEAAEYEFSGRFTTVEDAITHISAGTRDDTLKNDDVEEVEANLVEWSKRLFRALDHTPASTNDKLKGNQQAFYKDGQDNASIAIHNQMRSKELCELVEARVVATVGAAIAVHKTGIPRRVSLEQGSRRSGLAPELGITCSERLERMIKAVQDNKAIAKDVVEGDFEKLVSPFESHQPNNYIDSWSVFTAPSRLKKKQSTPTRKLRGTIADPSWLLDFDNPDDTEGDEARFDGGQGIVYDNSIATHGGSGTYLPLTRVDNSSESRHANHQQGQYIHDRPHANDSSTQWRSTPAPQRKDSMMDNSASTKPNGSSRNTSSTVNSKPKKTSGVQGQAPPVVKYNDASEHQYGGSFGAPGVARSHIDGRCTIPEVKNDNADQVELDRRSSGLAFKKQSTPVRKLQGTIADPSWLLDFDDVNGTGGDEVQRSNGQEVPQYDNTMHTLSSGDDEHPTGAYQSNQSTIDRGLHESYDQQSATGHITRNEAVMETQRHSATMNASQSASYPPIATPTTALQANVPKNEPKGRRPTPLVTKEAAAANYTFSGKFNTPGAARTHLDGRCTTVTVQQDDHQQVELDFDAGVKRLFEALTHAHDPSPESLTPGLEKYYASNQVDAATRLHNRMSTLEMCELVEAYAGATVAAILSVHKNGVPRRVFLERSLATRAGLKPEMKIKCSQRLELVVKAVKENKIVAEDVIHGDYDELVRSPSAYLKRKIAYVNSNGKKKVKADGKKGEPAAGDALLQHGPRVNTPTPRALGPAPRLNPPMPTAFKPAAPTPLHEHMEPCSSLGAQYSRYDDGPSVPKKRRRDHPNDSTRFDSPFNVATGPSDSSSASPDTNLNGHENAFGNSPYGMELPNFNTSNEGFGSSAPTDFGGTQSLAQSQRPFYDTFPVGPFDHNPYPDFSFSYISPQAGAMQTSSSLAQPAAFEGPPAHRNGDHAPYSFLASLNQSAQIPGVSFSSRPAFTDSMLESMPAYSTGATEMLGEYRMNDQAALNTMQRRDGQSRGTRSKKQS, from the exons ATGGTTTTGCCGGGCGGCGCTATGGGCTGTTTACTTTGCGCTTATCCCGTCCACGCCGCTTGCCGCCCTGGTAACACACGACGCGTGACATCATCAACcacttcgacttcatctctGTTGACCTTCTTGATGAAGTCTGCGAACTTGTGCAAATCAAACACCTTCGACAGAATACTCAACCTCATCAGAACCATCACGC CTTCAATCGAAGAGAGCGGTTCGAGTCGTCGGAAGGCTCGTCAAATGGAGAGGAGCAAGGAGGCAGCGGAGTACGAGTTTTCCGGCCGCTTCACCACGGTGGAGGATGCCATCACTCACATCAGCGCCGGCACGCGCGACGACACCCTGAAGAatgatgatgtcgaagaggTGGAGGCAAACCTCGTCGAGTGGTCGAAGCGACTCTTTCGTGCACTGGACCACACTCCAGCCTCAACAAACGACAAATTGAAGGGCAACCAGCAAGCCTTCTACAAGGACGGGCAGGACAACGCCTCTATCGCGATCCACAACCAGATGCGCTCGAAGGAACTTTGCGAGCTGGTCGAAGCTCGCGTCGTGGCAACTGTCGGCGCGGCGATCGCTGTCCATAAGACGGGAATTCCTCGACGTGTGTCTCTGGAACAAGGATCTCGCCGGTCTGGGTTGGCGCCGGAACTGGGTATCACATGCTCAGAACGTCTCGAGCGAATGATTAAGGCCGTGCAAGACAACAAGGCTATCGCGAAGGATGTGGTTGAAGGTGATTTCGAAAAGCTGGTCTCCCCGTTCGAGAGCCATCAACCCAACAATTACATCGATTCCTGGTCCGTATTCACTGCACCAAGTCG ACTTAAG AAGAAGCAATCCACTCCTACGCGCAAGCTACGAGGAACGATAGCAGATCCCAGCTGGCTGCTAGATTTCGACAATCCGGATGACAcagaaggagatgaagcacGATTCGACGGGGGTCAAGGAATAGTTTACGACAATTCAATCGCAACTCACGGGGGAAGCGGAACGTACCTGCCACTCACACGCGTGGACAACAGCAGCGAATCGAGACACGCCAACCATCAACAAGGCCAGTACATCCACGACCGACCGCATGCCAACGACTCTTCGACGCAATGGAGAAGCACGCCCGCACCTCAGCGAAAAGATAGCATGATGGATAATTCAGCGTCTACAAAGCCCAATGGATCATCACGAAACACTTCATCCACCGTCAACtctaagccgaagaagacctcAGGGGTCCAGGGACAAGCTCCACCCGTCGTGAAGTACAACGACGCATCCGAACATCAGTATGGCGGAAGCTTTGGAGCGCCTGGTGTAGCTCGCTCCCACATCGATGGTCGCTGCACAATCCCGGAAGTCAAGAACGATAACGCAGACCAGGTGGAACTCGACCGACGTTCCTCGGGGCTCGCTTTT AAGAAGCAATCTACTCCTGTGCGCAAGCTGCAAGGAACGATAGCAGACCCCAGCTGGCTGCTGGATTTCGACGATGTGAATGGCACAGGAGGCGATGAAGTGCAGCGATCCAACGGCCAGGAAGTACCACAATACGACAATACGATGCACACACTCTCAAGCGGAGATGATGAGCATCCGACCGGAGCCTATCAATCCAACCAAAGCACCATCGATCGAGGACTCCACGAAAGCTACGATCAACAAAGCGCCACTGGACATATCACACGTAATGAAGCCGTGATGGAGACTCAGCGACACAGCGCCACCATGAATGCTTCACAATCTGCTTCATACCCACCGATAGCAACGCCAACTACCGCCCTCCAAGCAAATGTCCCCAAGAATGAACCGAAAGGCCGCCGTCCGACTCCGCTGGTTACCAAAGAAGCAGCAGCCGCCAACTACACATTCTCCGGGAAGTTCAACACGCCAGGTGCAGCGCGCACTCATCTCGATGGGCGATGCACGACTGTTACGGTGCAGCAAGACGATCATCAGCAGGTGGAGCTCGACTTTGATGCTGGCGTGAAGCGACTCTTCGAAGCGTTGACACATGCCCATGACCCATCACCAGAGTCACTCACCCCCGGACTAGAGAAGTACTACGCAAGCAACCAGGTCGATGCCGCCACGAGACTGCACAATCGCATGAGTACTCTGGAGATGTGCGAGTTGGTCGAAGCTTACGCTGGAGCAACCGTTGCAGCTATCCTTTCGGTGCACAAGAACGGCGTGCCGCGACGTGTCTTCCTTGAGCGCAGTCTTGCCACCAGAGCTGGTCTGAAGCCTGAGATGAAGATCAAGTGCTCACAGCGCTTGGAATTGGTGGTGAAGGCGGTCAAGGAGAACAAGATCGTTGCCGAAGATGTAATTCACGGAGACTACGATGAGCTTGTTCGCTCCCCGTCGGCTTACCTTAAGCGGAAAATTGCGTACGTCAACAGCAATGGGAAGAAAAAGGTCAAGGCGGATGGAAAAAAGGGCGAACCAGCAGCAGGCGATGCCCTCCTCCAGCACGGACCGCGTGTGAACACGCCAACTCCTCGCGCACTCGGTCCGGCTCCTCGCTTGAACCCTCCAATGCCCACCGCTTTCAAGCCCGCGGCTCCGACTCCACTGCACGAGCATATGGAACCTTGCAGTTCTCTCGGAGCCCAGTACTCGAGATATGATGACGGTCCATCTGTGCCAAAGAAACGCCGCCGAGACCATCCCAACGACAGCACTCGCTTTGACTCACCCTTCAACGTCGCGACTGGACCAagcgactcctcctccgcatctcCTGACACAAACCTCAATGGGCACGAGAACGCATTCGGCAACTCTCCATATGGAATGGAGTTGCCGAACTTCAACACAAGCAATGAAGGATTCGGCAGTTCAGCACCGACGGACTTCGGCGGGACGCAATCCTTGGCTCAGTCTCAGCGCCCTTTCTACGATACCTTCCCGGTGGGGCCTTTCGATCATAATCCATATCCCGATTTCTCGTTTTCTTACATCAGCCCACAAGCCGGAGCTATGCAGACATCGTCATCTCTTGCTCAGCCCGCAGCTTTCGAGGGCCCTCCAGCACACCGCAATGGCGATCATGCCccctactcgtttctcgcttcTTTAAACCAGTCAGCTCAAATTCCCGGCgtatccttctcctcgcgACCAGCGTTCACCGACAGCATGCTTGAATCGATGCCGGCCTATTCCACAGGGGCTACGGAGATGCTTGGTGAATATAGGATGAATGACCAAGCGGCGCTGAACACGATGCAACGCCGCGATGGACAGAGCCGCGGAACCCGCTCCAAGAAGCAGTCATGA